The Fibrobacter sp. UWH6 genomic interval GTACCAGTAACAGCATGGCAAGTCAACTTCGCAAACGGATCCTTGTAAAAAATCCTTGCCGCTTCCAGACGGGCAGCCTTCACGTTAGACACCTGGATCCACTTGGAAGTCAAACCTTCAGGGGCCACATTTTCACCAACGACAGCAACTGCACCGGCAGCCACCGCGTTACGTGCGAAAACTTCATAACCTTCAGTCGGCAGCGAGAAGAAAAGGTCGCCTGCCTTAACACGGCGGGAGTCGTCGCACAAACCACGAACATTCAAGTTCTTCATCAAAGTTTCAGAAAGCATTAGCTTCTCTCCTTCAACGTGAGTTTGCATACTTGCCCTTTACGTAACACTTCATCGGCCTTCGGGGATTGGGCAACTACGCGACCCTTGCCTGTATATTCAACATTCATGCGGAAGTTACCTGCAATTTCAAGAGCATCCTTCAAGGAGAGGCCTTTCAAATTGGGCATCTTGCCGCCATCCATATTTTCGAGAATCAGGGTGACTCCAACAGAATCATTCACATCGCGACGTTCAGACACAACGCGAAGCCCTTCACCTTCAAACTTGACATTGCAACCCTTGGAAGCAGCCAGGGACTTTGCCGCAGTAGCGAGCATTCCCACATAATCGTCGTTACACTTGGACTTCGCACTCACCAGTTCCAGACTGTGAGACGCAGGAGACAGTTCCGGATGATAGTAGATGCCTTCCATAATGCGGCGGAAAATCGGGCCAGCCGTGTTACCACCGTGATGCTGAGCCGTCTGAGGATCATCTACCAGAACCAGGCAGACATAACGGGCGTTTTCAACCGGAGCAAGTCCAATAAAGGAAGCAACCTGATGTTCTCTATCGTACTTACGGGTTTCCGGATTATACTTTTCTGCAGTACCCGTCTTGCCGCCAAAGACCACATCGGGAATCTTCTTGCTCATGACCTGCTTTGCGGTACCGTTATTCACCACGCGAGAAAGCATGGCGCGAATCATGGACGAAGTTTTTTCAGAAACAACTCGACGAAGTTCCGTAGGTTCGTTCTTTTCAACAAGCTTACCCTTGGAATCACGCCATTCCTTAACGAGCATAGGCTTCATCAGCTTGCCACCGTTTGCAATTGCAGCATAGGCCATCACCATCTGAATGGGAGTCACCAGCACAGAATGGCCAAAGCCCATAGACTTAAGGTCACTGCCGCTATTGCTGGCCAAGGTCACGTGATCCTTCAAGGCGCCAGATTCCTCGCCATAGAAATATTCAGAAGTCTTTTCGCCAAGGCCAAAATGCTTTGCGGTAATGTAAAGATTCTTAGCCCCCACTTCGGTGGCAATCTTCGCGAACACCACATTGGAAGACTGCACCATGGCTTCGGGCATATTCATATCGCCGTACACATGGGTGTCGCAAATGGGAGCAGACTTGGGATTCCATGTCCAGCAACGACCTTCGTTGGGGAACACCTGATTGGTATCCACAGCACCGCTTTCGAGAGCAGCAGCAGCGGTAATCAACTTGAAAGTAGAACCCGGTTCGTATGCCATAGCCACGATATCATTCTTGGCCATGCTGCCCACACCCTGATTCTTGGAATTGGGATCAAAGGTCGGATAGCTAGCCATGGCGAGAATTTCACCCGTATACGGGTCCACAACCACAGCGCTTGCGCTCTTGGCAATATAGCGGGACACGCCATCCTTCAATTCCTTTTCGACGAGTTCCTGCATATTGCGGTCAATAGTCAGCACCAGGTTCTTACCCGGTTCAGCCTCGGCCACATTTTCGGAACGTCCATAAATTTCACGTTTGCGAGCGTCCTGAATGCTCACGCGGAAACCTTCATTGCCGCGCAGGCGGGAATCGAACATACGTTCTACACCAAGGCTGCCTTCACCACTGCGGTTCACCTTCCCAACAATCTGGGAAGCCAGCTTGCCCTGCAAGAAAATGCGGCTATAATCTTCAGACTTACCGGTATCGCGAAGATTTTCGGCAAACACCACACCGTTACGATCCATAATCTGGCCACGTTCGGCATAGATGTTCTTGGTATGAGTCACCATGCTCTTGGTTTCAGCCTGGTAGATTTCTCGGTTCAGAACTTGAATATTGAAAGTCTGCCATGTCAAAACAAGGATAAAACCAAGAACCAGCATTTTCCAGATGGAAATTGCGTCCAGGTTAATCACCTTCAATGCTTCAAGATTCACAAACTTCACTTGGAACCCCCTACCACACGGACCTTGGTGGGAACCTGATTGAGGCCAAGTTCAGCTGTTTCAGCAAAGTCATTCAACTTTTCAAGAGAAGACAGTCTGTTGATTTCCAGTTCCTGCAGCAGAATCTCGCGGCGAAGCATATTCACCGTTTCAGAAAGTTCATGGGACTTCGCATAAAGACGAGTCATTCGATTCTGCATGTACAAGGGCAAAATCAGCAAGAGCCCTGCCACCAGCACAAGGCAGAGGAAACACCGCACAATAAAGCGGTTAGAGTAATTCACGAAATTTTTGGTTTCTTCGTTCATACCCTCTCGTACACTCTCAGCTTTGCAGAGCGAGCCCTACTGTTCTTTGCAATTTCATCATTGGAAGGAAGAATCGGCTTGCGATTTACCTTCTTCAGACGCTGGTGATTTCCGCCGCACATGCACACCGGCAAATGTTCCGGGCAAATGCAAGCCTTTTCAAATTCAGCACAAGTATCCTTCACGCAGCGGTCTTCTACAGAGTGGTAGCTCATGACCACCAGACGACCGCCCACCTTCAGGCAATCCACTGCAGAACGGATACTGGTTTCAATCTGGCGCAGTTCGCCATTCACTTCCATACGAACAGCCTGGAACACGCGAGCCAGCAGGCTGTTGGCGTCACGGCGCTTGTCCGGGAATACGGATTCCACAACGGACTTGATATCGCTAGGCAGGATATCGCGGCCCTCGCGACCAGTTTCTGTAGCAACTTCAATAATGCGAGTTGCCAGCTTAAAGGCGCGATCCATATCAGCGTTCTTACGCAGGGCTTCAGCCAAGTCATCGGCGCTTACACTACGCAACCATTCCTGGGCAGAAACTTCTTCACGACGATCCATACGCAGGTCTAACGGATTATTGCCAACGAAAGTAAAACCACGGGTAGAATCGTCTACCTGATGGCTACTAATTCCCAGATCATAGAGAACGCCGTCCAAGGAATCAGCCGGAATCTCTTCGCCCAGCATGGCAAAGGGAACCGGATGCACCACAAACTTGGGAAGACCTTCACCGTTGCTAACGGCAGAAAGGCGCTTAGTCGCAAACTTTACCGCATCATCATCGCGGTCAAAGGAATGCAAGGTTCCTTCGGCAGAAAGGCGGGTCGCAATAGCATAGGAGTGGCCGCCACCGCCCAAGGTACAGTCAGCAAAAGTTCCACCGGCTAGGATTTCAGCACCTTCAAGGCGGAGACCTTCAAGGCATTCCTTCAGCATTACAGGATCATGGTAGAACACGCCGCCTTCAACTCCGGCGACAGCTGCTTCAGAAATTTTGTTTGTACGTAGAGACTTTACCTGAGGGTCATTTTTGCTCATCAGATCCTCCCGCAAAATCTGCCATACAGAGTCTTTCGAACTCAGCCAGATCCTCTTCGGAATCCATAGCGAACTGAGCTTCATACTTTTCTGTATTCCACAATTCCAACGACTTACCGCCAACAGAGTCCACGAACATTACGCTGTTCGTAAGGCCTGCAAACAGGAGCTTATCCTTAGGGAGTAATATGCGATTCTGGCCGTCGAGCTCAACAGGGATGGCTCTTAGACGCAGACGGAATTTTTGGGCAGCATTGCGGTCGGACCAACGGTCAACCTCAGCTTTGAACTTATCATATTCGGCTCTTACAAACAAACGAAGTCTGTCCTTCATCCAGTTCGTGAGCACGAATTCAGAACCATCCTCAGGGGTCAGTTGACGACGGAATTCCCGAGGGAAGGCGCACCTACCCTTTCCGTCGATGGCCGATTTGGCCTGACCTATGAAATAGTTCTCTAAGCTCATTTTTTTATTCCATCACACAATTACACAACACATGGAATTATTAACACACATTTCAAATATAGCTTACTTCTCCCCACACTTCCCCATTTCAGTGGAAAAACACACCATTTACACCCCCGACTTCACCACACTTCCCCACGAGGTCCGACTTCTCCATCTCAATCACTCTGATTTTATTACAGAAATCATACCGCCGCAGCAGGTCCGCCCAGAAACAAATGCACACAAGAGCACTACTTTTCTATATTTCCACCCACAAACCACCCCACTACACCCCACAAAAACGTTTTTCTTTCGGGAGTTTTCACAGGATATGCTGCTGCGCGTACCGTCTTTCTACAACAAGTTTTGCTGCCTTGCCGACAAATGCACCGACACCTGCTGCGTCGGCTGGGAAATCGACGTCGACGAAATCAGCCTTTCCAAGTACAGGGACCTCGCCGAAAACACATCCCCGAAATGCGAAAGGGACGAAAAGAAAATCGCCTTCGCCAAAATTTTGATGGAAAACATCCAGGACGGGCATTTCATCTTAAAGCCCGGCGACCGCTGTCCCTTCCTTATGAAAAACGGCCTTTGCGAAATGATCTGCAAACTGGGGTGCAACGGATCCGACTTAGATGAATCCGGCGAAAGCGTTCTCTGTGACATCTGCCGCGAGCACCCCCGCTTTGTGGAAGTTTACGGGGACATCATGGAAAAGGGCGTCGGCCTTTGCTGCGAAGAAGCCGTTAGACTATTACTCACCAGCGATTCACAAGACGACTCCACCATCTGTCATTCTGAGCTATACGAAACTAAGAACTTTAGTTCTCAAGTTGAGTTATGCCCTTTGGGTAGAAGCACGAAGTGCGAAGTCGAAGAATCTAGCAACGTTCTAAATCTCGTCAAAAGTGAAATTGACGAAGAACCCGACGAAATGCCCGAAGGCGCCGAAGAAGCCCGAGACGCCATCTTCGCAGAACGGGAACACATTTTTGAATTACTGGCAAATAAAAGCAAGCCTCTGAACCAGAGGCTCATAGAGATTTTGGATTACGTCGAAAATACAAACGCAAACGATAAAGAAAATTCCGATCTCTTAAGTGATGCCGCTACCAAGCAAACCTGGATCGAAATCCTTGGCGAAGGGGAAAGTTTCGGACCCGCCTGGGATAAAGCCTTTGAACGAATGATCCGCAAAGGCTGGGACCAGTCTCAAGATTTATTTTCTGAAGAAGACGGCGAAAAAATCGTAGCCTACCTGATTTTCCGCTATTACGCCAAGAGCCTCTTTGACGGTGACGCCATCACCAAGGTACAGTTCGCTATCTTCTTCTGGATTATCCTGCAACATTTCGGAATGGAACTTTCCGCCGAAGTTCCTGAAGGCGCCGCAGATCTTACCCGCAAAATCAACGCGATAAAGCTTTTGAGCAAGCAGACAGAATACTCCGAAGAAATCATGGACATCCTGGCAGATAACTTCTACCAGAACGAGGCTTTCTGTACGGAACAGTTCCGCAGCATTCTATCCCCATGATCATTTCAGCCAGCATCCGCACGGATCTTCCCGCCTTTTACTCCAAATGGTTTCTGAATCGGATTCGAGAAGGTTTCGTCCTGGTACGCAACCCTTACAATCAGGATTACATTACCCGATACCAGCTGGACCCAAGTGTAGTTGACTGTATTTTCTTCTGCACCAAGAATCCAACCCCGCTCCTACCCCATCTTGACGAAATCAAAGATTTCCGCTGGGCATGGCATATCACCCTCACACCCTACGGCAAGGACATCGAGCCCAACGTTCCCGACAAGCGATTGATCGTGGAACAATTCAAGAAGTTGTCGGACTTGGTTAACACCCATAATGGCGGCCAGGATGCAGTACAGTGGCGTTATGACCCCATCTGCATTACAGGACGTTACACCGTGGAGCAGCACATCAAATCCTTCGAGGTGATGGCCGCTCTGCTAGAAGGCTACACCCACACCTGCATCATCAGCTTCGTGGACATTTTCAATTGCGTCACCAGGAACTTCCCTGACCTTAAAGAAGTTTCCTGGGAAGATCAAATTACCCTCACCAAAGCCTTTGTGGAAATCGGTCGCCTGCACGGCATAAACATAAAGACATGCGTGGAAAGTTCCGCCCTGGCAGAATTCGGAGCAGATTGCAGCGGATGTTCCACTCCAGATTTTTTTGAGAAAGCCTTAGGCCTTAAAGAAAAAGGTCTTACCTTCATGCCGCCAAAGAAGAAATTTGCCCGCGAGGAATGTTCCGCCTGCGTGGTAGGCGGAGACATCGGCAATTACAGCAACTGCCCGCACCTTTGCAAATATTGTTACGCCAACTACGGCAAGGATCAAGTGCTAAGCAAGCACAACATGCACGATCCGAATTCACCGCTGATTATCGGTAACGTTAAGCCCGGCGAAATCGTCCACCCGGCAAAACAAATCAGCTGGATAAAGAAAAAGCCCGACATTCAGCCGGACTTGTTCGAAAACATCTAGAGTTCTAAAGAGCCATATAGGCTACTTAGCGCACATTAATCACCTTATGTGCAGTCCCTGACTTCAGCAAATAGCGACCAGGTCGGGGCAGATCCAGCAGCATCGCATTTCTGTCGGCGGTAACATTTCTGATAACCCTACCCTGCATATCGAAAACGGCAACAGAAGAACCGGGCTTCAAACCGCTAATCATAACAGATCGATCAACAACGGAAATTCGCAATGCATTTTGCAAATGATTTTTCACAACCGTCGTTTCGGAATCACCATTCCCAGAATCATCATCCTCGGGATCGTCCGCCGGGTCCTTCACAGGATCCTTTGCAGGAATTTCAGAAGACTCAACAGAAATGAGCACCGTCTCTAAAGACTGTACAAAGCCGTACACCCCATCCTTTTCAGAAAGAACCGGACAAGTCTTTCCATCTTCACACACCAAAGACACGGCAGCCTCGAAACCTTCATCACAGGTTACCGTAAATTCAGCGGCACCTCCATAGAAAAGCTTTGCAGACAGACCTTCCACAGAGCAGTGTTCATCGTTGTTTTTAGCCACGGCATATTCACGTTTCTTACGTTCAACGCTAACAGAAACAGGAACCGACGGCATCAAGAAAATTTCAGACCAGCAGCCATCATCATCACAACTCAATAGTTTGAGTTTCATCTCCTGATTTTCATCTCCATTTTTATAGCTGAACATAACTTCACCTATATCGGAGCCCACTTCCTCTCCTACATAAATTCGAACGGCGTCTCCAGGCAAGGCATAATCCGCATAAACGGAATCCCCGTCCATATCAGCATCTGGGTACACCACGAAAGAGGAACTAGTATCCTCCAGAATCACCGCATACTTTAACTGTCCCCCAGACAAAACCACATTAGAAGCAGGCATGGTAAAGCTATACTCACCGCCAGCAGAATCAACGGACGAAAGATCAGAAGAACCCTCTTCACCGAACACAGGCAATTCCGCTAAAGCATAACCGGCTTCGCACACGACATTAAACTTAACCTTATCGCCAGCATTGGCAGAATCAGGCAATCCCTTGGCCACGCAAATTCCATCAAGTTCATTGCCAACACCATAATTGACCAGACCACGAGTCACCTTAAATACAACAGGTGCCGCCGGCATCTTGAAAGTACCGCTAGTGCAATCCTTATTGGCAGAACAGGAAAGAAGTTTCAACTCACCCTTAACAGAGTCAGCGCCGTCATAATAACTATAACTGATAGACTTGATAACTTCCGAAGAAAGGTGTTTAGCCTTTATGGTATAATTAATTCCCGAGTCATAGAACCCTTCGTTGGAAGTATAATAATCCACATAGGATTCCCCCTCATCTTCAAAGGTTACTTTATATTGAAGTTTACCCTTTACGACAGATGCGGAGTTGCCCTTCGTCATCGAATAAATGCCATTCTTATCTGCAGAAATATCCTTATAGCAGGATTTATCGTTTTTGTCTCCACATTCCTGATAAACCTTGCTCAAGAAATATCCTTCATCGCAATGAACGGTAAACTTCACACGGTCTGCAGATTCTGCCGTAGCCGGAAGACCACTGGTTTTGCAATGTTCGCCAAGATCTTCGCTAAGGGAGGTGTCGATTTTCTTAAACACGGCATCCACTTCATAGGCATGCCCCTGTCCATCATAACTAAATTCGGTAATTTCGTTAGCCTGATTAATTGATGTAGAATAAGGTTTCTTATTCCAGTTTCTCATATTTACAGACGACAGGTAGTAACCTTCATCCGCATCCACCAAGAAAACGACATTGGCAGAAACATAATAGTTTTCACCTTTATAGGTATCTCGTACGGTATTCTTAATCGTTACAGAGCCGTTGCCCTCTACATAGACCTTAATGGTATAAAGCGGGAAAATGCTTAAACTTACATCAGCATTCCATTCACTCATGGTAAATTTATAACGCTTACCCTTCTCAATTTCAGTCATGCGACCGTTTATGTAGTACTTCGGCGTGTGATAGGCATTCACGGCAAGATAGGCGGCGTCAAGCATAAAAACACCTTCATCATCTCGCTTAACGTCTACATCCACATAAAGAACCGTCCCCGGTTTCACCCTGGCGCTATCGGCGAGAATCGTACCATCCTCTGTAGACACCCTATAGGTTGCCCCACCGTTCTTGACTTTTCTCTGGACAAGCATCACGGTGCCATTTTCGTCGGTCCCATCCTTCTTTTCGCTATCTTCGGCATAGGCCATAGACACAATCATGAGCAAAACGAATACGATCCAAAATTTCATTCGCAACTTTTTCTACCTTTTACAAACTAATGAACTTCCGCATTCCCACAACAGTAGCGGCAACACAAACCGCTAACGAGAAACCAAGCGCCACCACAGGCATCATCATATCCCGCAAGAAAGTCTGATAACCGAGCTGCACCAAAAGCAAAAGCGGAATAATAAAGAACAGCGTCCCCTGAGTGGCTGCGCGAACAGTTTTCGCCTTAAGAGAAAGCAACAAAGAAAAGGCATTCACTAAAAGACAAGCTGACATAGAACCAAGAATCGCAGCAACCACCACCTCACCGTTCACAACATCAGAGTGCGCGCCCCAATACACTAGCTGACAAATCAACGAAAACATCAACGGGAACGGCAGCACCGCCAAAAACTTACCCCAGAACAGGTGTGCAGGCTTCACTGGAGAAAGCTGCAACAGTTCCAGGGAATTTCTTTCACGTTCGCCAGCAAAGCTATCGGCAGCAAGAGGCGCACCCATAGGCGCCATGAGGCAACCAAGCAACAGCATCATGTAGCCATCCATGCCCTGCATAATCTGCCCGCCATAGCGAGATACGGCAATCCCCTGGGACACCGCCAACAGCACCGGAGGAATCACAAAAGGAATCCAGAAGCGGGGCTCCCGGAAAACCAACCGCAGTTCATGCTTTAGAACGTGAAGAATCATAAGAAAAGCGTTGAGCAATGAGCTGTGAGCAACGAGCCAAATGCTCATAAAAAAATAATAAAAAGGCGCCCCCAAGTGAATGGATAGGCGCCATTATTTTCTCATACCTCAAAGCGTAAGTTCACTAAGTGAACTGCAGCGACCTCACACCTCAAAGCAAAAGGTCGCGCAGCGAACTTTCGCGCCCTAGCGCAACTTAGTTGCGCGTCAGAGTCTTGTACTTGATGGGCTTGGGGTTTTCGGCATCTTCGCCAAGACGCTTGCGGCGATCGGCTTCGTATTCGCTCCAGTTACCTTCGAACCAGACCACATTGGAATCACCTTCGTAAGCGAGAATGTGGGTAGCGATACGGTCCAGGAACCAGCGGTCATGGGAGATGATCACGGCGCAGCCTGCGAACTTGAGGATTGCCTGTTCCAGAGCCTGGAGGGTTTCGATATCCAAGTCATTGGTGGGTTCGTCAAGGAACAACAGGTTGCCCGGCTGCTGCAGGTTCTTGGCCATAAGCACGCGGTTACGTTCACCACCGGAAAGGGTGGAAAGCTTCTTCTGCTGGGCAGCGCCAGTGAAGTTGAACAAGCCACAGTAGGCGCGGCCATTCATCTTGCGGTCGCCCACCATAATTTCGTCGTTACCGCCCGTAATGGTTTCCCACACAGTCTTGGAATCGTCCAGGGAATCGCGGCCCTGTTCCATACTGATGATCTGCACGGTCTCGCCAATCTTCAAGGTACCAGCATCCGGCTTTTCGGTTCCGGTGATCATCTTGAAGAGCGTGGTCTTACCAGCACCGTTGGGGCCGATAATGCCCACAATACCGGAGCGGGGCAGGCTGAAGTTCATATCGTCGAAAAGCACCTTTTCGCCAAAGGCCTTCTGCAAATGTTCGGCCTGAATAACGATGTCACCCAGACGGTTGCCGTTGGCAATGTGAATCTGAGCCACGTTGATCTTCTCTCTGGAATCTTCAGCCAGGAGTTCTTCGTAAGCCTTAAGACGAGCCTTGTTCTTGGCCTGGCGAGCCTTGGGACTCTGCTTGACCCATTCCTGTTCGCGAGCCAGGCGCTTCTGACGGTCAGATTCGCCCTTTTCTTCACCGCGCATACGTTCCAGCTTCTGGTCCAGCCACTGGGCGTAATTGCCTTCCCAAGGAATGCCGCGACCGCGGTCGATTTCAAGAATCCAGTTGGTCACGTTATCCAGGAAGTAACGGTCATGGGTCACGAGAATGACGGATCCCTTGTATTCACGAAGGTGGCGTTCCAGCCAGGCCACAGTTTCTGCATCCAAGTGGTTGGTAGGTTCATCCAAGAGCAACAGGTCCGGTTCTTCCAAGAGCAGGCGGCACAGAGCCACGCGGCGCTTTTCACCACCGGAAAGGTTGGTCACCGGCCAGTCACCCGGCGGGCAACGGAGGGCGTCCATAGCAATTTCAATATTGCGGTCCAGGCTCCACAAATCCTGAGCGTCAATGATGTCCTGAAGCTTGGCCTGTTCGTCCAGGAGCTTGTTCATTTCATCATCTTCCATGGGTTCTGCAAACTTCATGGAGATTTCGTTGAAGCGGTCAAGAATAGCCTGTTTCTTGGCCACAGCCTGCATCACGTTTTCCTTGACGGTCAGGTTCGGATCCAGCTGAGGTTCCTGAGGCAGGTAGCCAGCGGTACGACCCGGTTCAATCCAAGCTTCGCCCTGGAATTCCTTATCGATACCAGCCATAATACGCAGAAGCGTAGACTTACCGGCACCATTCTGACCGATAATACCAATCTTAGCGCCATAGTAGAAGCTAAGGGAGATGTCCTTCAAGACTTCCTTGTTGGGGTAAGACTTGCACATCTTGTACATGTAGAATACAAACTTTTCTGCTTTATTTTCGGCCATAATGAGCTCGCTTCGCTTTGAGGTGTGAGGTCGGTCGCTACGCTCCCTTTGAGGTATGAGCGTTTTTATTTACTACTTAAATATAAAAAATTCATCTAGTCCATTACGCAGGGAATCGCTTCTTCTTCAACCCAGTTGCCGGCAGTACATGTGTAAAGCGTCCAATGGTCTTTATCATAGACCGTCCAGCCTTCCGTAGAACTAGCACACTGCATATTCAGGTTTTCAATATTGCTGATGGTAATCTGCGCACCACCTTCATAGCAATCTGTCGCAGGTTCAAAAATAGACTCCGAGCTCTCGCTAGAAGAAGACGGGCTTTCATCAATGACATCACTGGAGCTTTCTGCCAAAGCATCGGAACTCGAAGACGGCTCTGCAGAATCTTCACAAACAGAAGGCTGATAGTCGCTGAGATAAACCCAATCTTCCCCATCGCATTCCATCACATGATCCATTTCTACAAGATAAACATGGGCGCACTTGTACGATACACGACACTTGTATTCATTTGCCAGGGAATCCAGCGTCATTACCGTATCCGGCAACACCAGAGTGTCATTGCCCGGCACAGGATTTTCCTGATCCGTTCCAGAAGATTCACTAGGTGAACTGCTATCGTCTCCGCAGGCAACAAAATTCATTGCCGTGAAAAGCATTGCAATCAACATCCAAACTCTACGTTTCATATTCGCTCCAAATAAAAATACCGCA includes:
- a CDS encoding DUF1848 domain-containing protein; the protein is MIISASIRTDLPAFYSKWFLNRIREGFVLVRNPYNQDYITRYQLDPSVVDCIFFCTKNPTPLLPHLDEIKDFRWAWHITLTPYGKDIEPNVPDKRLIVEQFKKLSDLVNTHNGGQDAVQWRYDPICITGRYTVEQHIKSFEVMAALLEGYTHTCIISFVDIFNCVTRNFPDLKEVSWEDQITLTKAFVEIGRLHGINIKTCVESSALAEFGADCSGCSTPDFFEKALGLKEKGLTFMPPKKKFAREECSACVVGGDIGNYSNCPHLCKYCYANYGKDQVLSKHNMHDPNSPLIIGNVKPGEIVHPAKQISWIKKKPDIQPDLFENI
- a CDS encoding ABC transporter permease, which encodes MSIWLVAHSSLLNAFLMILHVLKHELRLVFREPRFWIPFVIPPVLLAVSQGIAVSRYGGQIMQGMDGYMMLLLGCLMAPMGAPLAADSFAGERERNSLELLQLSPVKPAHLFWGKFLAVLPFPLMFSLICQLVYWGAHSDVVNGEVVVAAILGSMSACLLVNAFSLLLSLKAKTVRAATQGTLFFIIPLLLLVQLGYQTFLRDMMMPVVALGFSLAVCVAATVVGMRKFISL
- the ettA gene encoding energy-dependent translational throttle protein EttA, yielding MAENKAEKFVFYMYKMCKSYPNKEVLKDISLSFYYGAKIGIIGQNGAGKSTLLRIMAGIDKEFQGEAWIEPGRTAGYLPQEPQLDPNLTVKENVMQAVAKKQAILDRFNEISMKFAEPMEDDEMNKLLDEQAKLQDIIDAQDLWSLDRNIEIAMDALRCPPGDWPVTNLSGGEKRRVALCRLLLEEPDLLLLDEPTNHLDAETVAWLERHLREYKGSVILVTHDRYFLDNVTNWILEIDRGRGIPWEGNYAQWLDQKLERMRGEEKGESDRQKRLAREQEWVKQSPKARQAKNKARLKAYEELLAEDSREKINVAQIHIANGNRLGDIVIQAEHLQKAFGEKVLFDDMNFSLPRSGIVGIIGPNGAGKTTLFKMITGTEKPDAGTLKIGETVQIISMEQGRDSLDDSKTVWETITGGNDEIMVGDRKMNGRAYCGLFNFTGAAQQKKLSTLSGGERNRVLMAKNLQQPGNLLFLDEPTNDLDIETLQALEQAILKFAGCAVIISHDRWFLDRIATHILAYEGDSNVVWFEGNWSEYEADRRKRLGEDAENPKPIKYKTLTRN
- a CDS encoding division/cell wall cluster transcriptional repressor MraZ, whose product is MSLENYFIGQAKSAIDGKGRCAFPREFRRQLTPEDGSEFVLTNWMKDRLRLFVRAEYDKFKAEVDRWSDRNAAQKFRLRLRAIPVELDGQNRILLPKDKLLFAGLTNSVMFVDSVGGKSLELWNTEKYEAQFAMDSEEDLAEFERLCMADFAGGSDEQK
- a CDS encoding penicillin-binding protein: MKFVNLEALKVINLDAISIWKMLVLGFILVLTWQTFNIQVLNREIYQAETKSMVTHTKNIYAERGQIMDRNGVVFAENLRDTGKSEDYSRIFLQGKLASQIVGKVNRSGEGSLGVERMFDSRLRGNEGFRVSIQDARKREIYGRSENVAEAEPGKNLVLTIDRNMQELVEKELKDGVSRYIAKSASAVVVDPYTGEILAMASYPTFDPNSKNQGVGSMAKNDIVAMAYEPGSTFKLITAAAALESGAVDTNQVFPNEGRCWTWNPKSAPICDTHVYGDMNMPEAMVQSSNVVFAKIATEVGAKNLYITAKHFGLGEKTSEYFYGEESGALKDHVTLASNSGSDLKSMGFGHSVLVTPIQMVMAYAAIANGGKLMKPMLVKEWRDSKGKLVEKNEPTELRRVVSEKTSSMIRAMLSRVVNNGTAKQVMSKKIPDVVFGGKTGTAEKYNPETRKYDREHQVASFIGLAPVENARYVCLVLVDDPQTAQHHGGNTAGPIFRRIMEGIYYHPELSPASHSLELVSAKSKCNDDYVGMLATAAKSLAASKGCNVKFEGEGLRVVSERRDVNDSVGVTLILENMDGGKMPNLKGLSLKDALEIAGNFRMNVEYTGKGRVVAQSPKADEVLRKGQVCKLTLKERS
- the fliB gene encoding flagellin lysine-N-methylase is translated as MLLRVPSFYNKFCCLADKCTDTCCVGWEIDVDEISLSKYRDLAENTSPKCERDEKKIAFAKILMENIQDGHFILKPGDRCPFLMKNGLCEMICKLGCNGSDLDESGESVLCDICREHPRFVEVYGDIMEKGVGLCCEEAVRLLLTSDSQDDSTICHSELYETKNFSSQVELCPLGRSTKCEVEESSNVLNLVKSEIDEEPDEMPEGAEEARDAIFAEREHIFELLANKSKPLNQRLIEILDYVENTNANDKENSDLLSDAATKQTWIEILGEGESFGPAWDKAFERMIRKGWDQSQDLFSEEDGEKIVAYLIFRYYAKSLFDGDAITKVQFAIFFWIILQHFGMELSAEVPEGAADLTRKINAIKLLSKQTEYSEEIMDILADNFYQNEAFCTEQFRSILSP
- the rsmH gene encoding 16S rRNA (cytosine(1402)-N(4))-methyltransferase RsmH; its protein translation is MSKNDPQVKSLRTNKISEAAVAGVEGGVFYHDPVMLKECLEGLRLEGAEILAGGTFADCTLGGGGHSYAIATRLSAEGTLHSFDRDDDAVKFATKRLSAVSNGEGLPKFVVHPVPFAMLGEEIPADSLDGVLYDLGISSHQVDDSTRGFTFVGNNPLDLRMDRREEVSAQEWLRSVSADDLAEALRKNADMDRAFKLATRIIEVATETGREGRDILPSDIKSVVESVFPDKRRDANSLLARVFQAVRMEVNGELRQIETSIRSAVDCLKVGGRLVVMSYHSVEDRCVKDTCAEFEKACICPEHLPVCMCGGNHQRLKKVNRKPILPSNDEIAKNSRARSAKLRVYERV